TGCCAGCGTGGCCCCCTTTGAGCAGCAGTTGTCTCAAACACCTGGATGATGTTTCACAGGTGGAAATGAAACAAGGAGCACCAGCAGAGACATGGGTGGTTTTTAACTACATTCATTGGGCTCATCATGGTGCTCTTTCTTGGATGAATGGATAGAGAGAATGATTATTGAAGTCAGCCCTTATTTGCATGGTCACTCAGTATTTTCTCCATGGAATATCTGCCCCAGTACATGGGTTACCAAGGACTACAAGCTTGTGTGTGATACAGATTAGGCCAGCCCTAAAAACTGCAGTTATATCTCATTTATTCAGAAATAGCACAGGTCCAGCTTAAGTGATCTTAATTCACACAGTGCTGGAAAGACTGCTGCTGTTCAGGAGGTGTTTGCAGATAGTAATCTAAATAAGATCAAGTGGGATTTTGCAGCAACTTCTATATTAAAGGCTTTGCAATAGAAAAGctctaaaataatttactgtTTGAGCCCAGAGTGGGGTATTTTAGTAAAGCAGGTTGAGAAAGGTGTTGAAGGGAAAGTAAATCTTTAATTTGTAGTCAGGAAATGCAGAAGTTGTAAGAACTGACTCGTTGTATTCCCACTCCTTGGGTAAAAGCTCTGGATGCAGCAGTTTtgtcagctctgagctgtgacCCTGTATCCAAGGCAACTGTTTCTGGATGTTAGGTGGTAAGGAGCTAGAGAATAAATGAGAGGCAGTTGTGGAACATACAGGTGTGATTCCCAGGGGAAATAATGATGAAATGCTAACAGGTGGGAAAGGGTGGAGAGAAGCACCAGAACCCAAACATGGGATTCAGAGTAGGATGTTTGGTTCCTATATACATGTATAGTGTGGTTTATTTGTCTGTCAAGACCAGCCAGGACTATTGGAGAGCTATGAAGTAACACAAGTGTGAAAAAGACAGGAAGCAGGAAAAGATGAGAATTGGTAGCTCTTTGTTCCTCTGTGTTCTGTAACTCCCATCTCTTAGCCTTTATGTTGTAAGAACTTCTTTCCCTCTGGAAGCAGCATTATGGTTATAGTTGTTCTGTTGTTGTTTGAGGAAccatttaaaaagtttaaaaagttaCTTTCAGCAATTTTAGTTTCTTTTGATTTCCTTGAATATAACTACATGATGGTTATAGGGTGGTATAGAGGTGATGTGCTCTGATGATCTAAGTGCTCTTTCACTCTGGGATTTCAAATGACTGCTCCAGTGTGCTGACCTGCTGTGTGATGAAATCCTGTGGCTTATAAGAAGAACTAGGGGTGGCTGAAAGAGGCAGGGACACATTATGCCCTTTCTTGTGCTGTTTTCTGTGACTTCCTTGTGTTCAGTTTTTGAAGTGACCAAAACTTTATCGCATCTAGAGTAAAAACGTCTTTTACTGCAAAACTGTCATCCCCTTTAATCTCAAAATGTAGTAAGACAAGGTAATTGCCAAAGTAATTTGACTGAGAGAAGAGCTCACAAGTACTAAAGCTGCTATTCCTCTCTGTCTTCTGGCATCAAACACCTCTTACTCATAAGAAAGTgggtaaaagaaaagaaagcaagagcaACAGGAAGCATATGTCACAAGTTTGTCCATCTGTTCTACCTCTTGAATCCATCCCCAGCTTAAGTAATTTAAAGCTCCAGATGAGCAGGATTGTAACCACAAACCTGTTATGCAAGTCAGTATGAGGGTCTCATTAAATGCCAGCACTCAACCATGAGAGGCTGCTGAAGAGAGTTTTTATCAGCTCATCTTTGCTAATTCTCTTTGGGGAGGAGAAATACCAACCAGCTGAAATTAATGCTGCCACAGAGCTTGTGTCTGAGCTGGTGGGGCAGAATTGGCACGGGGGAGGTTCAGATATTGAGCCACACAAAGTCAACCCCAAGGCACCTGTGAGGTGCCATGGAAAGCACAAGGCCCTGTTGTGCTTTTTCCCTGTACTGTGTTGGAAGCATAGGCAGTTCTGGATGAGTTTGCTTCATCCAGGCATCAGTTCTTAGccttgggcaggggctgagctcagggatgAGGTTCAGAACATACCAGGACCAACTCCTCGTGCTGGGGGTGACACCAAGGGACAAACACAGCTGGTGGAGGAAGGTCCTGCATGGAGAGAGAGCCCATGACTGCTTCCCTCAGCCAGCTGCTGACCTAAGGGATGTGTTTTAGTGgtggcttggcagtgctggggtagCAGTTGGACTCTATAGTCTTACAGGTCTtgtccaacctaaatgattcacTGTTTGCCTAGCCTCATTTTTGGCCTGTTTTCGGCctgttttatgtattttttagcATTCTCATTGCTGTGATGGGCCCTTTCACCTTCTTGCCTAGCTACATACTGAATTTTGGAAGCATTTTGCTTCAGAAAATCTTGATGAAAcaaacagcatcaaaaatataaaacttcATCACCTCTCTTGAACGATCACCAGGAAATAGTAAGAGGCTTCAGCACATTTACAGCTTGATCCAAACTGTTGctatctctttcttttttttttcctaattaataAATGTGTCTAGCCATATGTGTGACAATAAACCCATTTATTTTGATGGTGATGTTCACATGCTTGCTGTGAAGCACATGTTTAAGAGCTTTGCTGACAAGGCACAGGCAAACAGATGCCTTCTCCAACACAAGTTGGCTGTGTATCCCTAGCTGGCAACCACAACAGgctccccagctccttctgaGGACCAGACACTTTTGGATATGCATCATCAAATGAGAGGACTCCTGCTAGCAGCCAGCCCAATCCAGAGaacagctccatcccacagaGAAGAAGGAACTGAGAATTTTCCAGAGCCCATGGCAGGCTTTGTGAGGTCTGCTCAAAGGTGGTGTTGCTAACACTGCAAAATGGAGAGAAGAGAGAATACAGTGGGTCCAGAAACCAAAACATAATGACCTCTTTGGTAACATTTTCTAGTAATACTGGGTGAGTTTTTCACTGACTTTTACACAAAATACTCTTTTGACAGTGATGCTTTTGATCATAAAGTCagaggatggtttgggttggaagggacctgaaaggTTATCTGTTCacatgggtagggacacctttcactagaccaggttactcagaTTGTGAGGTATGGGCTGACTTGCTGGCACACAGCTGTTTCTGAGCCTGCCAAATCTGTTGTGAGAGTAGGACCACGTCTTTCCTCATTCATCTTCATGTCACTGGAAAGATACACCTGAGTTTACCTGTCATGAgcttttacagtcttctgtcAACCAGTGGGAAATTCTCTATCAACACAgtaggaaaggaaaacagataaACTAGCCAGAAAAATTCAGCCATTGCAAAAATAGATCAAGAGATTTCAAGCAGCGATCTCAACTCATTGTATAGAGGCAATATTATCCTGTTGCTGTTTATAAAGGTGTGTTCTGGTAATAAATTGGATTTAATTATTTCACTATGCTCTGTAATAATTTCATTATATTCTATGCTTTTCCTTCACAAACTTTTGTTTATATAGTCTGGTGTTGATATTTACCTCCTTGAATATGTTACTTGCTGGGTATTTTGGTTGAGCAATACAGCAATGAAATCTGGGAATGTAGATTTTTTACAAAACTTTAATTTAGATTACATGTGGTTATTTGTTCATGGGACATAAGCAGTCACCTCAATCCTGTCAATGTTTTTTGCCTGAGTCACCAAGTGTTTTTACAGGGGAGAATGGCAGAAAAAAGCCAATACCTGCAGAACTGAGTTTCAGAAGACTTCTTGAGATAGGATGTGAAatgtagatattttttttcataagatAACTGGTATCAGCAAATGACATGAAGTAAACTTACTGTATTTATTTGCATGCAAATTAAAGTTCACTTTTGCTGTTATTTAACCATCTGTTAGCTACAAGGCATTACTGCTTACTTATAAAACTTTGTGTATGAGTAATGGTATAATAAGTAATATTACAATAAGTAATTCATACGAAGAGGAGTTGCATTAATATTGTTGCTGGATCTTCCCAGAGTTTGTATACTCTGATTTTTCTGTTCAACTGTGCAGCAGTGTTTTTCCCTGCTGTAATTATCCATCTGCAAgttcccagtgcccccaggcagctctgtggcgtgatggcttttccttccccctgtGATGATACCAGGTGGGCTAGAGTCACAGCTGGGATTTGGAAAAGACTTAAAAgtgctgttatttttaaaacagaattcaATATTTGGgaggtggtttggtttttttttttcctgttatacAACCTGAAAACTTCCATCTTCTCAGTGGGAATGGTATAATCAGACCCCTGTAACAAAAAGGTTACACTGGGTTGCAGCTTGTGAACAGAGAACTTAAATTTTCCATCAGGTTGTGATGGCTGACAcatgtgggagcagggaaatggcCTCTTCACCTCATCCCACCTTGAAAAGGTTTGGGCTCAGTGAGCCTTCCACCTGCATTTCAAGTGGTGTTGCTCTGTTAATACAGATAATAATCCTTTCATCttgcaaggatttttttgctCGCTTTTGAATTTTAGTCATCTCGTTGAACTTTTGGtgccttcttccttcttcaccaaACTCGGTTTTGTGTTGGCCTAAGCTGACTTAGAGCTGGCACTCCTTTTGTCCAGTGACATGGGAGCCTTGTTAAGGTACATATATCACAAGCTTATCACAAAAACATGAGTTATTAATGTTGCCTGTTTACCTCCACACTGTAGGTTTTGGAATGACCACACCAGCAACCGTGGCTGGAAAAGTGTTCCTCATCGTTTATGGCCtttttggctgtgctgggaccaTCCTCTTCTTCAACCTCTTCCTGGAGCGCATCATCTCGCTGCTGGCGTTCATCATGAAGGCGTGCTACGAGAGGCAGCTGCGAAGGAGCGGTCTCCTACCTCCCAACTTCCGAAAGGGGCCGGCCGTGTCCGGGGTGGGCAGCCTCGTGGGCTGGAAGCCATCCGTTTACCACGTCATGCTGATCCTGGGAATCTTTGCTATTGCCCTTTCCTGCTGCGCCTCGGCCATGTACACGGCAGTGGAAGGGTGGAACTACGTTGACTCCTTGTATTACTGCTTTGTCACCTTCAGCACCATCGGCTTTGGAGATTTGGTAAGCAACCAAAACGCTGTGTACCAGCATCAGGGATTATACAGATTCGGGAACTTCATGTTTATATTAATGGGAGTATGTTGCATATACTCCCTTTTTAATGTCATCTCCATCGTAATCAAACAGATTTTGAACTGGGTGTTGAAAAAATTCGAATGCAGATGTTGCCCAAAGTGCCATAAATCCAGTACCCGCCTCAGCCGCCGCAACGCCATCACGCCGGGGGCCCGCCTGCGCCGGCACAACGTGGCCAGGGACGCTGACGGGCAGTACGACAGTGACACCGAGGGCAGGAGGCTCTCTGGGGAGATGATCTCCATGAGGGAGCTCACGGCCTCCAGCAAGGTCTCCCTGGCCATCCTGCAGAAGCAGCTGTCCGAGACGGCCAACGGGTACCCGAGGAATGTGTGCATCAACACGAGACAGAACGGGTTCTCGGCGGGGGTGGGGGCTCTGGCCATCATGAACAACCGCTTGGCAGAAACCAGTGATTCTAGGTAGAGCTTTTGGaattctgtttgtttcttaaatgaaaatgaaatggtGGTTAGGGTGGAGTTGCCACTGCAAGCTACTGGAAGGATTTACATTTCAGAGACAGCCTTGGTATTCATTGGGCATTCAGCATTTtacttttgggggttttataAGTTTTCTCTAATATGCAGTGAGATCTTTACCATTATGTTACAGTTTTCCCCCAAGGGGGTTTTTAATGAGACTTGGATGTCTTTGATGCAGAATCTGGTGCAATTACAGAAGAATGGTGTGCATGGCTAGGATGGTGTCAAAACCAACATGTTCTTCTTCAGAACAGCACCTGAACCCAAACTCTGTGTTAAAAGGCATAAAGCGGGCAAGTTGCACTCCAGATTCAAACATGGGGTTGGTAAGTTTTGGCTAACCGGTATCTCCCAGTTTGCTGAAGTCTGGATCTGGTCCTGAGCCTTGTACTCAGTGCTCTTCAGCAATTCCTCATAGCAGGCCTCTGTATgacatacacatacacataggTGGCTGTTGTCACACCAGCTTTAGGGTGGCTGTGCTTCACCTCAATAATCTCACTGACTTCAGTGGCAGAGGATGGAATGGGCTGAACTCCCCTCCTACAAATGATGGGGTTTAGCCAGGCTTATCTGAAAGACCACCTGCCACCTAACTCTTAAAAGCCAGGGGATTATCAAGGACCATGTTAAAGTGTGCAGAACTGTTCCTACCTGCTGAATAACAGAAAACAGGCAGTTGTCATCTTCAGAACTGACTTTGTTTAATGCCAGAGAAGCCAGTATGCACCTCTGGTGTCAAACATTTGCATCACCTCAAAAATGCTTACTTCCTTACTTTCTCATTTAAATAAGCCACTAAAATGAATGTAGGCTCTCTGCTGTCCTAAATTTGCATCTTCTGCAGTGTTGTTGCAGAGATTCATGCAAATCATCTCCTTGCAGTTCTCTGAGGGCCCCAACCCTGTACTTGTTTCCCAGAAATCTGTGCAGGTTGTACAGAAGAAGGGCTTTGCTTTGGAGTTCCCCCTGAAGCTGGCTTCCCCCAAAATGTTGATACCAAGCCATAAATTGGCCTTTGGCTGTTGCTGCTGCCATCTTAAACCATATTAAACCTGTGCTAGCCCAAATCTCTGAAGAACCAAAAGCAAACCTGGTCTAGAGTGTGTAGTTTAGCATGACAAGTGGGTGCAGAGAATTTGCTGCAAACCTCTTTCAAAAATGCATGCACAGCTCTGGATCATTTCTCCAAATTCTCTCTACTACACTGTGAAGATAATAAAAAGGCTTCTGCTGATTCCAAGCAAGAAGTAAAACTTAAGCTTATGTTCTGAGAAGCCTTCTCTTGGAAACTTACTGGAAAATTGTAGGCAAGATCATGAGTAGTAGGCTGGTCACTGAATAAATTGAACAAGCTGATGAACAAAAACTAGGAATATTAgaaatgtttgaaaatatttccatgaaGTTTTATATGGATATTTTACTCTatttacttttgtttggagtttgGAGTAGCcataatttttgctttcttttaaatttttagcagtgaaaaatgttttggaatTTACCCTTGGAAAACGAACTTTAAATTTGAGGTTTATGCACACGTGAGCCTGCCAGCTGAATTATGGCGGTGAATGTATCTTTTCTCCTGATGAAAAGAAATCAGAGC
This window of the Ammospiza nelsoni isolate bAmmNel1 chromosome 3, bAmmNel1.pri, whole genome shotgun sequence genome carries:
- the KCNK12 gene encoding potassium channel subfamily K member 12, giving the protein MMPPRGAVGSCRRRRLAPLNEDNGRFLLLAALIAAYLSAGATVFSALESPSEAAAQLRWNRTLHNFSRIFNISLPELRAFLRSYEAAMAAGIRVDALRPRWDFPGAFYFVGTVVSTIGFGMTTPATVAGKVFLIVYGLFGCAGTILFFNLFLERIISLLAFIMKACYERQLRRSGLLPPNFRKGPAVSGVGSLVGWKPSVYHVMLILGIFAIALSCCASAMYTAVEGWNYVDSLYYCFVTFSTIGFGDLVSNQNAVYQHQGLYRFGNFMFILMGVCCIYSLFNVISIVIKQILNWVLKKFECRCCPKCHKSSTRLSRRNAITPGARLRRHNVARDADGQYDSDTEGRRLSGEMISMRELTASSKVSLAILQKQLSETANGYPRNVCINTRQNGFSAGVGALAIMNNRLAETSDSR